In Sphingomonas panacisoli, one genomic interval encodes:
- a CDS encoding putative bifunctional diguanylate cyclase/phosphodiesterase has product MASSDMSSSHRLGNDVAAIEEQIASLNHRLATAHPISGLPMREALLAQMKADRAGLLGAIAFADFDRLTAFDPALGERIFAASTSRLRSMLPPSRFVAQVDRGHVGLWFGGDVDEAAAHAELDAIGYALGEEIEDNGTVIIPQIKIRQARFDEADGIEAGAFVARTLASFTLATGATATPDQPVVDYAGLARDRYALEQDLRQAMSRRELRLEFQPLIDAGAGRVCGAEALIRWDHAERGAIPPARFIPIVEAMGMASEIGMWALNAAAREVQQWAAQGLDPLRVAVNVSGLQLERDDLPILVQRTLERHELGPTALEIELTESVATSDAKHCRRIFQELRAMGVKLAVDDFGTGYSGFSSLRALAFDKIKIDREFVADVDMRTDSQAICQSIVALGRGLGIRVLAEGVERREEYEWLRRHGCRHFQGYYFARPMSNDAFVAFVRDTARLTDLLRLGVTPDQIEEKLRA; this is encoded by the coding sequence GTGGCGAGCAGCGATATGTCGTCATCGCATAGGCTCGGTAACGACGTCGCCGCGATCGAAGAGCAGATCGCGTCGCTCAACCACCGGCTAGCGACGGCGCATCCGATCAGCGGCTTGCCGATGCGCGAGGCGTTGCTCGCGCAGATGAAGGCAGACCGCGCCGGCTTGCTCGGCGCGATCGCTTTTGCCGATTTCGACCGTTTGACTGCGTTCGACCCAGCGCTCGGTGAGCGCATTTTTGCTGCGTCGACCTCGCGGCTGCGCAGCATGCTGCCTCCGAGCCGTTTCGTCGCGCAGGTCGATCGCGGGCATGTCGGGCTGTGGTTCGGCGGCGACGTCGACGAAGCGGCCGCGCACGCCGAACTCGATGCGATCGGCTATGCGCTCGGCGAAGAGATCGAGGACAACGGTACCGTCATCATTCCCCAAATCAAGATCCGGCAAGCGCGGTTCGACGAGGCGGATGGGATCGAGGCCGGGGCCTTCGTCGCGCGCACGCTGGCATCGTTCACGCTCGCGACGGGGGCGACCGCGACGCCAGATCAACCGGTCGTCGATTATGCCGGCCTCGCGCGCGATCGCTACGCCCTCGAACAGGATTTACGGCAAGCCATGTCGCGGCGCGAATTGCGGCTCGAATTCCAGCCGCTGATCGATGCCGGGGCGGGACGCGTTTGCGGCGCCGAAGCGCTGATCCGCTGGGATCATGCCGAGCGCGGCGCGATCCCGCCGGCGCGCTTCATTCCGATCGTCGAGGCGATGGGGATGGCGAGCGAGATCGGCATGTGGGCATTGAACGCCGCCGCGCGAGAGGTGCAGCAGTGGGCGGCGCAGGGGCTCGATCCGTTGCGGGTCGCGGTGAACGTGTCGGGGCTGCAGCTCGAGCGCGACGACTTGCCGATCCTCGTCCAGCGTACGCTCGAACGGCACGAGCTTGGGCCCACCGCGCTCGAGATCGAGCTGACGGAGAGCGTTGCGACCAGCGACGCCAAGCATTGCCGACGTATATTCCAGGAATTGCGCGCGATGGGAGTGAAGCTGGCGGTCGATGATTTCGGCACCGGCTATTCGGGGTTCAGCTCGCTGCGGGCGCTCGCCTTCGACAAGATCAAGATCGATCGAGAATTCGTTGCCGACGTCGATATGCGCACGGACAGCCAGGCGATCTGCCAGTCGATCGTCGCGCTCGGCCGCGGTCTCGGCATTCGCGTGCTTGCCGAAGGCGTCGAGCGGCGAGAGGAATATGAATGGCTGCGCCGCCATGGATGTCGGCACTTCCAGGGATATTATTTCGCGCGACCGATGAGCAACGACGCGTTCGTCGCGTTCGTTCGAGATACTGCGAGACTGACTGACTTGTTGCGGCTCGGCGTCACGCCGGACCAGATCGAAGAAAAGTTGAGGGCATGA
- a CDS encoding LysM peptidoglycan-binding domain-containing protein encodes MSMRIGIIAAGLGASVLAGCGGPSRVNPAPTPPTAGVTAANETELAFGLLMQGKEGSAAGKLKSILKRDPMNPTATMLAGSIKGDPKDLLGPQSYPYTVRAGDTMEGLAQRFLGNRLKAYQLVRYNGLRAPVTLAGGQMLRIPGEPPRPEPVRRAEPEPARPVAAPAAPKPRVVAVKPAAPATNPGTNPVAARQLRTAGLAALNQGGVDRAVGLLRRAKQLDPSNPLIARDLTRAERIAATVRARK; translated from the coding sequence ATGAGTATGCGTATCGGGATCATCGCCGCGGGGCTGGGCGCGTCGGTACTGGCGGGGTGCGGCGGGCCAAGCCGAGTCAACCCCGCCCCGACGCCGCCCACCGCCGGGGTCACGGCGGCGAACGAGACCGAGCTGGCGTTCGGCCTGCTCATGCAGGGCAAGGAAGGCTCCGCCGCAGGCAAGCTCAAATCGATCCTGAAGCGCGATCCGATGAATCCCACGGCCACGATGCTCGCCGGGTCGATCAAAGGCGATCCCAAGGATCTGCTCGGTCCGCAGAGCTATCCCTACACGGTGCGAGCCGGCGATACGATGGAGGGGCTGGCGCAGCGCTTCCTCGGCAATCGGCTCAAAGCGTATCAGCTGGTCCGCTACAATGGCCTGAGGGCTCCGGTGACGCTGGCTGGGGGGCAGATGCTTCGCATTCCGGGCGAGCCGCCGCGGCCCGAACCCGTGCGGCGTGCGGAACCCGAGCCAGCCAGACCGGTCGCCGCTCCCGCGGCGCCGAAGCCCAGGGTCGTAGCGGTCAAGCCGGCAGCGCCTGCGACCAATCCCGGCACCAATCCCGTCGCGGCGCGCCAGTTGCGGACGGCAGGACTGGCGGCGCTCAATCAAGGCGGGGTCGATCGCGCGGTCGGCCTTCTGCGCCGGGCAAAGCAGCTCGATCCGTCCAATCCGCTGATCGCGCGCGACCTGACCCGCGCCGAGCGGATCGCCGCGACGGTACGGGCGCGCAAGTGA
- a CDS encoding serine/threonine-protein kinase, protein MTTSDAMLGRYRMDGRLGEGAMADVYRAHDPDIGRTVAIKVLKPEFARDPELAGRFLREARAAGALSHANIATIYDVGEAQGAAYIAMELIDGQPLDVALQQQGRIPYERVLTIGAQLAAAVAYAHRCGVVHRDIKPSNILLSADGKTAKLLDFGVARVGEMDAATADRKFAQTQVGQLIGTPRYMSPEQALGLPVDQRSDLFSLGVVLYEMITGKVAFPGTALATLAIQIAQEKVEPIDRSAGDCPPGLRFIIDKLLAKKPEQRFADGDALAAALAREIAAQGDAPAGKRGLPLRIKLPLALASVTAIALAICVTTALGRERQTLEHMAIVAGKSTATFVTNNAAVLAAENAGLPADQQDWSALQAFAVSAGKDPAIRDLVVVDMGGIVRAAGDASLVGKRYAQPIGEPLIESGDGAQVASAADRGQGTGIRFLQPIRYAGADFGRVDLVVRRASLDAALSSTLTSLIVLSAVVMLVVLLIGYLSGAMVARPLARLRKALDAAPEAGFALRISHHRRDEFGAAFDAFNRAAAAVEPRLATASTNDGEAQVRATVISSRLAA, encoded by the coding sequence GTGACGACGTCCGATGCCATGCTGGGCCGCTACCGGATGGACGGCCGTCTGGGTGAAGGCGCGATGGCCGACGTCTATCGCGCACACGACCCCGATATCGGCCGGACGGTGGCGATCAAGGTTCTCAAGCCGGAGTTCGCGCGCGACCCCGAACTTGCCGGTCGGTTCTTGCGCGAAGCGCGCGCTGCGGGGGCGCTCAGCCACGCCAATATCGCGACGATCTACGATGTCGGCGAAGCGCAGGGTGCGGCCTATATCGCGATGGAGCTGATCGACGGACAACCGCTCGACGTCGCTCTCCAGCAACAAGGGCGGATCCCGTACGAACGCGTGTTGACGATCGGCGCGCAACTCGCCGCCGCGGTGGCCTATGCGCATCGCTGCGGCGTCGTGCACCGCGACATAAAGCCGTCGAATATCCTGCTGTCGGCCGACGGCAAGACGGCGAAGCTGCTCGATTTCGGTGTCGCTCGGGTCGGCGAGATGGATGCCGCGACCGCCGACCGCAAGTTCGCGCAAACGCAGGTCGGTCAGCTGATCGGCACGCCGCGCTATATGAGTCCCGAACAGGCGCTCGGTCTGCCGGTCGATCAGCGCTCCGACCTCTTCTCGCTCGGCGTCGTGCTGTATGAAATGATCACTGGTAAGGTCGCGTTTCCCGGCACGGCGCTGGCGACGCTCGCCATCCAGATCGCGCAGGAGAAGGTCGAACCGATCGATCGCAGCGCGGGCGATTGCCCGCCGGGCCTGCGCTTCATCATCGACAAGTTGTTGGCCAAAAAGCCTGAACAGCGTTTCGCCGACGGCGACGCGCTAGCCGCCGCGCTGGCGCGCGAGATTGCCGCGCAGGGCGACGCGCCGGCGGGCAAGCGCGGACTGCCGCTGCGGATCAAATTGCCGCTGGCGCTCGCCAGCGTCACCGCGATCGCGCTTGCCATCTGCGTCACCACGGCGCTTGGCCGCGAGCGTCAGACGCTTGAGCACATGGCGATCGTGGCCGGCAAATCGACCGCGACCTTCGTCACCAACAATGCGGCCGTGCTGGCGGCCGAAAATGCCGGGCTGCCTGCCGACCAGCAGGATTGGTCTGCGCTGCAGGCGTTCGCGGTCTCCGCCGGCAAGGATCCGGCGATCCGCGATCTGGTGGTGGTCGACATGGGCGGGATCGTCCGTGCGGCGGGCGACGCCAGCCTGGTCGGCAAGCGCTATGCCCAGCCCATCGGCGAGCCCCTGATCGAGTCGGGCGACGGCGCGCAAGTGGCGTCCGCCGCCGATCGCGGGCAGGGTACTGGCATCCGCTTCCTGCAACCGATCCGCTACGCCGGCGCCGATTTCGGCCGGGTCGATCTGGTGGTCAGACGCGCTTCGCTCGACGCGGCGCTGTCCAGTACGTTGACGTCATTGATCGTCCTGTCGGCCGTCGTAATGCTGGTCGTGCTATTGATCGGCTATCTCAGCGGCGCGATGGTCGCGCGGCCGCTTGCGCGATTGCGCAAGGCGCTCGACGCCGCGCCGGAGGCGGGGTTCGCGTTGCGGATATCGCATCATCGGCGTGATGAATTCGGCGCCGCGTTCGACGCGTTCAACCGCGCGGCGGCGGCGGTCGAGCCACGGCTCGCAACGGCCAGCACCAATGACGGTGAAGCCCAGGTCCGCGCGACAGTCATCTCGTCGCGCCTGGCCGCCTGA
- a CDS encoding type VI secretion system-associated FHA domain protein, whose product MFMLQLFDTANEVQPIDARLLRDGLMRIGRDSAADWSIADPDCELSRAHCELAVAEGGLTLRALGANGVFDDATGTRFPDAVEVAMPIPSTLRFGRFRLKASRAPHGDEPVDPARTMVMTPPLGHSTAVPDDWSDACVILPSANGSLLEAFCEGAGLDASLLSSEDPAEIMRRAGAVYRQMVLGIGDLMAERDRARGQYKLSRTTIGGANNNPFKWAPTQRLAIDLLLAGSGSFLSGPAALQASFRDIKRHLIATFAGLHGSLRAAIGSFDPKSLDAAIEPRVSLLKSRGALQAEEIVIRHADLTKQLADGEGGSLERAFVTAYDAAEAQANASIAQ is encoded by the coding sequence ATGTTCATGCTCCAGCTGTTCGACACGGCGAACGAGGTCCAGCCGATCGACGCCCGGCTGCTCCGCGACGGCCTGATGAGGATCGGTCGCGACAGCGCCGCCGATTGGTCGATCGCTGATCCCGATTGCGAATTATCGCGCGCGCATTGCGAGCTGGCGGTCGCCGAGGGCGGGCTGACACTACGCGCGCTCGGCGCCAATGGCGTGTTCGACGACGCGACCGGCACGCGGTTCCCCGACGCGGTCGAAGTCGCGATGCCGATCCCGTCGACATTGCGTTTCGGCCGGTTCCGGCTGAAGGCGAGCCGCGCGCCGCACGGAGACGAGCCGGTCGATCCCGCGCGCACGATGGTGATGACCCCGCCGCTCGGCCATTCGACTGCGGTGCCCGACGACTGGAGCGACGCCTGCGTCATCCTGCCGAGCGCCAACGGCTCGCTGCTCGAAGCATTCTGCGAGGGGGCAGGACTCGACGCATCGTTGCTGTCGAGCGAGGACCCGGCCGAGATCATGCGCCGCGCCGGTGCCGTCTATCGCCAGATGGTGCTGGGTATCGGCGATCTGATGGCCGAACGCGATCGGGCGCGCGGGCAATATAAATTATCGCGGACGACCATCGGCGGCGCCAACAACAACCCCTTCAAGTGGGCCCCGACGCAACGGCTGGCGATCGACCTGCTGCTGGCCGGGTCGGGCAGCTTTCTTTCGGGTCCGGCGGCGCTCCAGGCATCGTTTCGCGATATCAAGCGCCATTTGATCGCGACCTTCGCAGGACTGCATGGGAGCCTGCGCGCTGCGATCGGCAGTTTCGACCCCAAATCGCTCGACGCCGCAATCGAGCCGCGCGTGTCGCTGCTCAAGAGCCGCGGCGCGCTCCAGGCTGAGGAGATAGTGATTCGTCACGCCGACCTGACGAAGCAGCTCGCCGACGGCGAAGGGGGATCGCTCGAACGCGCATTCGTCACCGCCTACGATGCTGCCGAAGCACAAGCCAATGCGAGTATCGCGCAATGA
- a CDS encoding PP2C family protein-serine/threonine phosphatase, with product MTAMSFGRFVAAPTSATITSVARSHVGLVRIINEDRVFDCPDRGVWAVADGMGGHAGGDLAAQAVIDRLRLLTAGEGMIRFTDMLVALGQANGDIRQRNERFGAAAGTTVVAAMIQDGTAHVAWAGDSRAYRLRGGGLELLTRDHSVVQELVDAGLLTPDRAERHPQSHVVTRALGVDDDPRLQTVSIRLLPGDRLLLCSDGLSRSLAAGDADSEAIDRLADRMLANALARDGSDNVSLILIDCRPLKSR from the coding sequence ATGACCGCCATGTCGTTCGGCCGCTTCGTCGCCGCCCCGACGTCGGCGACCATTACCTCGGTTGCGCGCAGTCATGTCGGGCTGGTCCGCATCATCAACGAGGATCGCGTATTCGATTGTCCGGATCGAGGAGTCTGGGCTGTCGCCGACGGCATGGGCGGCCATGCCGGCGGCGATCTCGCCGCCCAAGCGGTAATCGACCGGCTCCGTTTGCTGACCGCGGGCGAGGGCATGATCCGCTTTACCGACATGCTGGTCGCACTTGGGCAGGCGAACGGCGACATTCGCCAGCGCAACGAGCGGTTCGGCGCGGCGGCGGGTACGACGGTGGTCGCTGCGATGATCCAAGACGGTACCGCGCACGTCGCCTGGGCGGGCGACAGCCGCGCGTATCGCCTGCGCGGCGGCGGTCTCGAACTGCTGACCCGCGATCACAGCGTAGTGCAGGAACTGGTCGATGCCGGCCTGCTGACGCCCGATCGCGCCGAACGTCATCCTCAGTCGCACGTCGTGACGCGTGCGCTCGGCGTCGACGATGATCCGCGCTTGCAGACGGTCAGCATTCGTTTGTTGCCTGGCGACCGGTTACTACTGTGCTCCGACGGGCTTTCGCGTTCGCTCGCCGCCGGAGACGCCGACAGCGAAGCTATCGACCGACTGGCCGACCGGATGCTCGCCAATGCTCTGGCCCGCGATGGAAGCGACAACGTGTCACTGATTCTGATTGATTGCCGACCTTTGAAGTCGCGCTGA
- a CDS encoding recombinase family protein: protein MTRVAIYARFSTDKQSEKSAEDQARLCKSRADREGWDVIGVYPDLALSGTTRDRPGLNVLLAQLDRFDVVLAESIDRISRDQEDIAAIYKQLRFAGVQLITLSEGEVGEIHVGLNGTMAALFLRQLGEKTRRGQLGRVAIGRIPGGLSYGYALIPAIDAQGRPDRGQRAIDQEQANVVRRIFAE, encoded by the coding sequence ATGACCCGTGTCGCGATCTACGCCCGATTCTCGACCGACAAGCAGTCTGAGAAGTCAGCCGAGGATCAGGCGCGGCTGTGCAAGTCGCGTGCGGATCGCGAGGGATGGGATGTCATTGGGGTATACCCCGATTTAGCCCTGTCGGGCACCACGCGCGATCGGCCCGGACTCAATGTGTTGCTCGCGCAACTCGACCGTTTCGACGTGGTGCTTGCAGAATCAATCGATCGGATCAGCCGCGACCAAGAGGACATCGCGGCGATCTACAAGCAGCTTCGGTTCGCCGGCGTGCAACTGATTACGCTTTCGGAAGGCGAGGTTGGGGAAATCCACGTCGGGCTCAACGGCACAATGGCGGCGCTGTTTCTCCGCCAACTCGGCGAGAAGACGCGGCGCGGCCAACTCGGCCGCGTAGCGATCGGGCGCATACCAGGAGGCTTGTCATACGGTTACGCGCTGATTCCGGCCATCGATGCGCAAGGGCGCCCGGATCGCGGCCAGCGCGCGATCGACCAAGAACAGGCCAACGTAGTCCGCAGGATCTTCGCTGAATAG
- a CDS encoding recombinase family protein: protein MNREGIRSPRGGKWNVSTILGNRRRCTGILNNDLYIGRIVYNRQRFEKHPVTRKRVAKLNPRDDWVITEVPALAIVDRGAWDTVHNAFATLADIPPQQRRRPKRLFSGLVTCGECGGSYTVIGAERWGCSGRQNGRGCRNGATISTAQLESRVLGALR, encoded by the coding sequence TTGAACCGGGAAGGCATACGGTCCCCAAGGGGAGGAAAGTGGAACGTGTCCACGATCCTGGGCAACCGGCGCCGTTGCACAGGCATCCTCAACAACGACCTCTACATCGGCCGTATCGTCTACAATCGGCAACGATTCGAGAAGCATCCGGTGACCCGTAAGCGGGTGGCGAAGCTCAACCCGCGCGACGATTGGGTGATAACGGAGGTTCCTGCTCTGGCGATCGTTGACCGGGGGGCATGGGACACAGTCCACAACGCCTTTGCGACCCTGGCCGATATTCCGCCGCAACAGCGGCGACGGCCCAAGCGGCTATTTTCGGGGCTGGTCACATGCGGGGAGTGCGGCGGCAGTTACACTGTGATCGGCGCGGAGCGTTGGGGATGTAGCGGCCGCCAGAATGGCCGAGGGTGTCGGAACGGTGCGACGATATCGACCGCACAGCTAGAAAGCCGCGTGCTCGGTGCGCTCCGCTGA